The Apium graveolens cultivar Ventura chromosome 11, ASM990537v1, whole genome shotgun sequence genome has a window encoding:
- the LOC141695420 gene encoding putative F-box/LRR-repeat protein At3g28410: protein MVSRAKKKGKIFAQEIGDEDLLSRLSDELIHKVLSFEDATVAVQTSALSRRWRFIWTTLPFLNFCWYGNSTHKNVSEFIRHVLSNRDHESHLSEVKFCVHNNVLIKDLVDKFIEYAISHNVQSLTLDLLDDNKPYKLSTFSSKSLEKLTLRVNLEECALEWDSWDLPALTLRLWSPGYSIKDKFSGSWIKDLWFTCLPALRTLDLWFT, encoded by the coding sequence ATGGTGTCTCGAGCAAAGAAAAAGGGAAAAATATTCGCACAGGAAATTGGAGATGAAGACCTTTTGAGCAGATTATCAGATGAACTAATTCACAAGGTCCTATCATTTGAAGATGCAACAGTAGCGGTTCAAACCAGCGCTCTTTCGAGACGATGGAGATTTATTTGGACCACTCTGCCTTTTCTCAATTTCTGTTGGTATGGAAACTCTACACATAAAAATGTTTCTGAATTTATCCGCCATGTTTTGTCTAATCGAGACCATGAATCCCATCTTTCCGAAGTGAAATTTTGTGTTCACAATAATGTGTTAATTAAGGATTTAGTTGATAAGTTTATTGAGTATGCCATCTCACACAACGTGCAATCCTTAACTCTTGATTTGTTAGATGATAATAAGCCTTATAAGTTGTCCACCTTTAGCTCTAAGTCGTTAGAGAAACTCACATTGCGAGTCAATCTTGAAGAATGTGCACTCGAATGGGATTCCTGGGATTTGCCTGCCTTGACTCTCCGCCTGTGGAGTCCTGGTTACTCTATAAAAGATAAATTTTCGGGTTCATGGATTAAGGATTTATGGTTTACATGCTTGCCTGCCCTGAGAACTCTTGATTTATGGTTTACATGA